One stretch of Zingiber officinale cultivar Zhangliang chromosome 6B, Zo_v1.1, whole genome shotgun sequence DNA includes these proteins:
- the LOC121989439 gene encoding receptor-like protein kinase FERONIA, with the protein MKNPVVLPNCALVCASLIILSVAPAILAADNDSAILLSCGASQPGSDLDGRDWTPDSDFNFSLPLSGHSVKATQQGSSVLPVPYLTARVFTSPFSYNFSLAVGGRVFLRLYFYPSNYDNYTSGDAFFSVTAGPYTLLHNFSASLVADNLNDYYFTREFSLNVSTGVLNLTFSPSPTHNHSYAFINGIEIVPIPDIFNSGNPMLITGGDGNPITYEIDPEMAIETVYRLNVGGQAIAPPNGEFSRLWEDDARYIFAAAIGVKFSKDPNVSITYAPDVPPYIAPTEVYATARSMGTYISWGLQYNLTWILQVDAGFYYLVRLHFCEIQYPITTTNQRVFDIFINNQTAQKYADVIAWSGGIGVATFKDYVVITTGSGQMDMWVALHPEIASQPAYYDAILNGLEVFKLPNSSNSLAGFNPEPRSTQTFDSPASQKQHKAVGAIFGGLTGGVVILLVAFGFILLCRRRKKQKVKEAANSEGTYGSLPLSLISNSPFATSAKTTTGSTASPLPANLCRYFSFEEIQTATKDFDESLLLGVGGFGKVYLGEIDDGTMKVAIKRGNPMSKQGVHEFQTEIEMLSKLRHRHLVSLIGYCEENYEMILVYDYMAHGTLREHLYTTQKSPLQWKQRLEICIGVAHGLHYLHTGATYTIIHRDVKTTNILLDANWVAKVSDFGLSKTGPEMDNTHVSTVVKGSFGYLDPEYFRRQQLTEKSDVFSFGVVLFEVLCARPALNRALPEEQVNLADWALHCQKKGILKEIMDPCLKGRIAPQCFKKFAETAEKCLADVGVERPSMGDVLWNLQIALHIQVSAENSGNIIDGIFDEAIPLDMFHKQDLNTPTTESTTATAITSMMNIQDRSIIGSVDSLGLSLEPPDAVFSDIMNPTGR; encoded by the coding sequence ATGAAGAATCCTGTGGTTCTCCCTAATTGCGCCCTCGTCTGCGCTTCTTTGATAATCTTGTCGGTGGCTCCGGCCATCTTAGCTGCTGATAATGACTCCGCGATCCTCCTCAGTTGCGGAGCTTCTCAACCGGGCTCCGACCTCGATGGAAGGGATTGGACCCCCGACTCCGATTTCAACTTCTCCCTCCCTTTGAGCGGCCATAGCGTCAAAGCTACACAGCAAGGTTCGTCGGTGCTTCCAGTCCCGTACTTGACCGCTCGGGTGTTCACTTCCCCTTTTTCCTACAATTTCTCTCTCGCCGTCGGCGGTCGAGTATTCCTCCGTCTCTATTTCTACCCTTCCAATTACGACAACTACACCTCTGGCGATGCCTTCTTCTCTGTCACAGCTGGCCCTTACACTCTCCTCCACAATTTTAGTGCTTCTCTTGTTGCTGATAATTTAAATGATTACTACTTTACCCGTGAATTTTCCCTCAATGTCTCCACCGGCGTCCTAAACCTCACCTTCTCTCCCTCCCCCACTCATAACCATTCTTATGCCTTTATAAACGGCATCGAGATTGTGCCAATCCCTGACATCTTTAACTCCGGCAATCCTATGCTTATCACTGGTGGCGATGGCAATCCCATAACGTACGAGATCGATCCAGAAATGGCCATCGAAACTGTTTACCGGCTCAACGTGGGTGGCCAAGCAATCGCCCCTCCCAATGGGGAATTTTCCAGGCTTTGGGAAGATGATGCACGTTACATTTTTGCCGCTGCTATTGGTGTGAAATTTTCTAAAGATCCAAATGTTAGCATCACATACGCCCCTGACGTTCCACCTTACATTGCGCCAACTGAAGTCTACGCGACAGCAAGGTCAATGGGTACATACATATCATGGGGTTTGCAGTACAATCTTACATGGATTCTTCAAGTGGATGCTGGCTTCTACTACCTTGTCCGGCTTCATTTTTGTGAGATCCAGTATCCCATAACCACGACGAACCAAAGAGTTTTTGATATCTTCATTAATAACCAGACAGCACAGAAATACGCAGATGTCATTGCTTGGAGTGGCGGTATCGGTGTTGCAACATTCAAGGATTATGTTGTGATTACAACAGGAAGTGGACAGATGGACATGTGGGTTGCCCTTCATCCAGAAATCGCCTCGCAACCAGCGTACTACGATGCAATTTTAAACGGGCTGGAGGTCTTCAAGTTGCCGAACAGCAGCAACAGTTTAGCGGGTTTTAATCCAGAACCACGTAGTACTCAGACTTTTGATAGTCCTGCCAGTCAGAAGCAGCACAAGGCTGTTGGTGCTATTTTTGGTGGATTAACTGGGGGAGTTGTCATTTTGCTTGTTGCTTTTGGCTTCATTCTATTATGCAGGCGCCGGAAGAAGCAGAAGGTGAAGGAAGCAGCCAACAGTGAGGGGACTTATGGTTCGTTGCCTCTCTCCCTCATCAGCAACTCACCTTTCGCTACATCAGCCAAGACAACAACTGGGAGCACTGCCTCGCCGCTACCTGCTAATCTTTGCCGCTACTTCTCTTTTGAAGAGATCCAAACTGCCACAAAAGACTTTGATGAATCTCTCCTTCTTGGTGTCGGTGGGTTCGGGAAGGTCTACCTCGGGGAGATTGATGACGGAACCATGAAGGTTGCGATCAAGCGTGGTAACCCAATGTCAAAGCAAGGTGTCCATGAATTCCAGACTGAAATTGAGATGTTATCCAAGCTCCGACACAGACACCTTGTTTCTTTAATTGGTTACTGTGAGGAGAACTATGAAATGATCTTAGTCTATGATTATATGGCTCATGGCACACTTCGTGAGCACCTGTATACTACGCAAAAGTCACCACTTCAATGGAAACAAAGACTTGAGATATGCATTGGGGTTGCGCATGGGCTGCATTATCTTCACACAGGTGCGACATACACCATCATACATCGAGATGTAAAGACCACAAACATATTGTTGGATGCAAATTGGGTCGCTAAAGTTTCAGATTTCGGACTTTCGAAAACTGGCCCGGAAATGGACAACACTCATGTCAGCACAGTAGTGAAGGGAAGCTTTGGTTACCTTGATCCAGAGTACTTCAGAAGGCAGCAGCTCACTGAGAAATCTGATGTTTTCTCTTTTGGGGTCGTATTGTTTGAGGTCCTCTGTGCTCGGCCAGCTCTTAATCGGGCACTTCCAGAGGAGCAAGTGAACTTGGCTGATTGGGCACTGCACTGCCAAAAGAAGGGCATTCTCAAGGAGATCATGGACCCCTGCTTGAAGGGTAGGATCGCTCCACAATGTTTCAAGAAGTTCGCAGAGACTGCAGAGAAATGCTTGGCCGATGTCGGGGTGGAAAGACCTTCCATGGGCGACGTCCTTTGGAACCTTCAAATCGCCTTGCATATCCAGGTAAGCGCAGAGAACAGCGGCAACATCATTGATGGCATATTCGACGAAGCAATACCACTCGACATGTTCCATAAGCAAGACCTTAACACTCCGACGACGGAATCGACTACTGCAACCGCCATAACCTCCATGATGAACATTCAAGACAGGAGCATTATAGGTAGCGTGGACTCTCTAGGACTGTCTTTGGAACCTCCTGATGCTGTCTTCTCAGATATCATGAACCCTACAGGACGTTGA